CGCGATGGAGAACGCGGGTGCCGTCTTCTTCCGCGAAACGCTGCTCCTCCTCGACCCGGCGACCGTGTCCATCGCCGAGCGCAAGCGCGCCGCGGAAGTGATCGCGCACGAGCTCGCGCACATGTGGTACGGCGACCTCGTCACCATGGCCTGGTGGGACGACCTGTGGCTGAACGAGGCGTTCGCCACCTGGATGGCCTACCGCGTGGTCGACGCCTGGAAGCCGGAGTGGCGCATGTGGCAGGGCTTCGAGCACGATCGCGCAGGCGCGCTCGGGCTCGATGCGCTCGCGAACACGCATCCCATCTACGCACCGGTCCATTCGGTCGCCGAGGCGACCGAGAACTTCGACCTCATCACGTACGAGAAGGGCGCCGCCGTCGTGCGCATGATCGAGCACTACCTCGGCCCGGACACCTTCCGCGCCGGCGTGCGCATCTACATGCAGCGCCATCGCGAGGGGAACGCCGTCGCGTCCGATCTCTGGCGTGCGCTCGAAGAGGCGTCGGGGAAAGAGGTGACGCGCGTCGCTCAGGCGTGGATCGCGCAGCCGGGGTTCCCGCTGGTCGCGATCGACGCCTCCGGAAAGGACGGCGTGAAGGTGCGCCAGGAGCGCTTCTTCGCCGATCCCGCCGTGCCGGCGGCGAAGCGCCGCACGCGCTGGCCCGTGCCGCTGGTCGCGAAGCTGCCGGGCGGACGACTCGAACGGGCGCTGGTCGACAAGACCGCGCAGCCGCTTCCGCTGGGCGCGACGAAGCCCGAGTGGATCTACGGCAACGCCGCCGCCGGCGGTTTCTATCGCGTCCTGCACGACGTCGGGACGCGCGCGGCGCTGGTCGAGCATCTTCGCGAGCTGACGGCGGTCGAGCGGCTCGCGCTCGTCGGCGACCAGTGGGCGCTCGTGCGCGCCGCCAAGGCCACGATCGAGAGCTACCTCGACGTCGTCGACGCGCTCGGCGACGAGACCGACTACGACGTCCTCGACGGCATCGCGGGTCCGCTCGGCTTCGTCGACGAGCAGATCGCCGGCGACGGCACGCCGGCGCAGGCGGCGCTGCGGAGCTGGATCGCGCGTCGCTTCCTGCCCGCATTCGAGCGGCTCGGCTGGCGGGCGGCCGCGAACGAGAGCGACGACGTCCGCCTGCGCCGCGCCGCGCTCCTGCGCATCGTGGGCGGCGTCGCCGAGACGCCCGCCGTCATGAACGAGGCGAGCCGGCACCTCGAGCGCTACCTCGTCGATCGCGGCTCCCTCGAGCCGAACCTCGCCGACCCGGTCGCGCACCTGGCGGCGCGCATGGGGAGCGCCGGGCGCTACCGGCGCTACCGCGAGGTCGTCGCCGAGGCGCGCACGCCGCAGGAGCGGCGGCGCTTCCTGCTCGCCCTCGCGAGCTTCCGGAACGCCGAGGCGATCGCCGACACGCTCGCCGCCACCCTCACACCGGACATCCCCACGCAGGACGTCGCGTTCATCCTGATGCGCATGCTGGCGAACCCGGCCGGCCAGCGCCAGGCGTGGACGTTCCTCACCCGCAAATGGACGCCGCTCCGCAAGCGCCTTCCCCCGCTCATGCTGGCGCGCCTGGTCGACGCGACGCCGGCGCTGCGCGAGACGCGCTACGCCCGCGAGGTGCGGGACTTCTTCAAGAAGCATCCGCTCCCGGAGGCGGCGCGGGCGATCAAGCAGGCGCTCGAAGTGTTCCGCTTGAATGCCGGCCTGCGCACGCGCGCGCAGCCCGGGCTCGAGCGGTGGCTCGGGACGCGCGGGTAGGACCGTGCGACGGCTCGTGCGCTGCGTCCTCGTCCTCGTCGCGGCCACGGCCTACGCGAACCCGCCGCCCGTGCCGCGCCCGGTCCGCGACGCGCTCGGCGCAGCGACGGTCGAGGTGCTGCCGGCGCGCTGCACCGGCGCCGTCGTCGAGAGCCCGTGGCTGATCGCGACCGCGAAGCACTGCGTCGAGGACGGCAAGTCGTTGCGGGTGCGCGTGGCCGGCGTGGAGCGACACGCAGTCGTCGTCGCCGAGGACGACGTCGCCGACCAGGTCGTGCTCGTGCTCGACGAGCCGGCAGCCGTGACGCCCCTCGGCATCGTGCGCCGGATTCCGATCACGGGCACAGTGCTCTACTTCCACGGCAATCCTGTGCGACCGCGCTGGCAGGCGGCGCGCCTCGATCGGGTCGGCGAGTGCCCGTCGCTACCCCACCTCCCGAACGCGCTCTTCACCAGCATCGACGGGACGCCGGGCGATTCCGGCGCGCCGCTCGTCGACCTGCTCGGACGGGTCGTCGGGCTCGTTCATGGCGGTGCGCGCTGCCGCATCGCGACGCCGGGGGATCGCCTCATCCGCCTCGTCGATCGCGTTCTCGAGCGCCAGCACGCGCGAACGCCATTGATCGCTCCCACGAGGAGTGGTAGCCGGGTCTCATGATGGTGCGTGCCTGGTTGGTGGTGGTAGTCGGAATCGGGCTCGTCGCCGGGACCGCGCGTGCGGCGACCGACCCTGCGACGCTGGTGGGGAACTGGACGGGGACGTGGGAGAACAAATCGTTCAACCCGCACCCGACCGGCACGGTCAACGCGGCGATCACGGCGCCCGACGCGAACACGGTGGTCATCGTGTACAGCGCGACGGGCGGGGTCTTCGGACAGTGCACCGTGATGCCGACCACGCTGACGCTCGTGAAGGGCGTCGACTTCACCGACACGACCCTCGGCTTCACGCGCCAGGACGCCACCTTCGGCTCCGTCACCGTGAAGAACAAGGGGAAGAAGAAGGTGACCGGCCGGGGTACGGGGACCTGCGGCGGCGGCGGTCCATCGTGGACCGCGACGGCGAAATACAAGGGGTCGAACTTCGCGGCGAAGATGAAGATCAGGTTGCCGGGCAAGATCGCCAAGACCACCATCAAGCTCGCCAAGCAGTAGCCGGCCGGAGCGGATCGGTGTTCGAGCTCGCCTGGCAGACCGTGCGCCGGCAGCCGGGGCGCTTCGTCGCCGCAATGGGGGCGGTCGCGTCGGCGGTCATGCTGGTCTTCGTCGCGGGCGGTCTCTATCTCGGGCTGCTCGAGGCGATGATCCGCTACCCGCGCTCGCTGCCGGGCGAGATCGTGGTGGCGGAGTCGGGCGGCTCGGCGACGATGCTGCACTCGTCGTCGCACCTCTCGAAGGATGCCGCCGAGGCGCTGCGGAAGCTCCCCGGCGTCGAGCGGGCATACGAGCTGTACGGCCGGCTCGCGTGGCTCGAGCGCAACGGCCGCCAGGCGCTCGTCTATCTCGTCGGCGTCGGGCGGCGGGCCGAGTTCGGCATGCCCGTGCGCATGGTGGCGGGCAAGGCGCGGCCCGAGTTCGACGAGATCGTCATCGACGAGGTGCTGGCGCACGACCTCCGCGTGACGATCGGCGACGTGCTCAAGGTCGGTGTCGCGAACCTGAAGATCGTCGGCATCTCGTCGGGCGGCAACGCCGTCCTCGGGACGTACGCGTTCGTGCAGCGTGGGACGCTGGTCCTCGGCGGCATCCAGGAGCCGAGCTACGTCTTCGTGCACGTCGGGACGGAGCTGGGCGTCGACGAGGTGATCAACCGGATCAACCAGGAAGACGGGATGCACGCGATGACGCGGGAGGCGTTCCGGTCCGCAAATCAGGCGTTGACGCGCCAGATCGTCCTGCCGCTCATCGCCATCGTGGTCGGCATCGCGTGCGCGGTCGGCGGCATGGTCGTGGCCCTGACGCTCTACAACGTCACGATGGAGCGGCGCGAAGAGTACGGCCTCATGAAGGCGCTCGGCCTGCCGGACCGTGCGGTGCTGGGGGCCGCGTTCGCGCAGGGCGGCATCGCGACCGGCGTCGGAGTCGGTGCGGGCCTGCTGATCGGCTGGCTCCTCTCGGCCGCCGTCGGCATGCTCGAGCCGCGCTTCGTGACCACCATGCCGAGCTGGCTCACGCTCGGCGTCGCGGGCGGAGCGGTCGTGGTGGGAGCGATCGCCTCCAGCATTCCCGCGCGCGTGGTGGCGCGCATCGATCCGGCGCTGGTGTTCCGTGTCTGAGCTGCTGCGCGCGGTGCGTCTCGCCAAGACCTGGGACGCCGGCGGCCCGGCGCCGATTCGCGCCGTCGTCGACGCGTCGCTCAACATCGAGAGCGGCGAAACGATCGTCGTCACGGGTCCGTCGGGATCCGGGAAGACGACGCTCCTCTCGATGCTGGGCGCCCTCTTGCGGCCCGATCGCGGCGAGATGTGGCTCGACGGCGTCGACATCGCCTCGGCGCCGGAGTCGGTCCGGCAGGCGACACGCTTGAAGAAGATCGGCTTCGTCTTCCAGCGCGGGCTCCTCCTCGAACACTTCAGTGCGCGCCAGAACGTGGCGCTCGTCCTCTATGCCGCAGGCACCCCGAAGGCCGAGGCGCTCAAGACTTCCGAAGAGCTGCTCGAACGGCTCGGCTTGGGCGGGCGCGGCGACCACTATCCCGCCGCGCTCTCGCCCGGCGAGCGGCAGCGGGTCGCCGTCGCTCGCGCAGTCGCGCTCCAGCCCCGGGTCGTGTTCGCCGACGAGCCGACCGCGCACCTCGACTCCGCGAGCGGCGCGCAGGTCGTCCGCGAGCTGTGGGCGCTGGCGACGGGGGCCGGCGCCGGGCTCGTCGTGGTGACGCACGACCCGCGCGTCACGGAGATCGCCGACCGCGTGCTCCGTCTCGAGGACGGCTACCTGTTCTCGGCCTGAGGGCTCACGATCGCCGCACGGCGGCCGGCATTCCGGCGGTGGTGAAGGCGACGCCGGGCGTTCCGTCGCGCGCGACCACGATGAGACCCGCCTCGGCGCCGGTCCGCTCGCGGAGCAGGGCGAGCGCGCGGGTCGTGGCGTCGGCCGGCGCAATGCCCGCCGCGACGCAGGCGAGCGCGACGCGCGCGAGGCCCAGCCGGATGATCGCCTCGCCGGGGCCGGTCGCCGACACGGCCCCCGTGGCGTCGTCGGCGTAGGTGCCCGCACCGATGACGGCGCTGTCGCCGACGCGGCCCCGGCGCTTGCCGGCGACCCCGCCCGTCGACGTCGCCGCGGCGACGTGACCGTGGGTGTCGACCGCGACCGCGCCCACCGTGTTCCCGGCGGTCGCCCGGCGACGTCGCCACCGCGCTAGGGCCTCCGGCGTCACGAGGGCGTCCGGCGCCACGATGCGGAGGCCGTGCCGTTCCGCGATGGCGTGGACCGGCTCGCCGACCATGAGCACCTCCCGTCCCTCGCGCAGAACCGCCAGGGCGGCGCGGACCGGATTCGCGACGTCGCGCACCGTCGCGACGGCCCCGGCACCGAGCGCTGCGCCCTCCATCACCGAGGCGTCCATCTCGATCGTGCCCTCCTGCGTCAGCACCGAGCCGAGGCCTGCGTTGAAGAGCGGGTCGTCCTCGAGCACGGCGACCGCCTCGACGACCGCCTCGAGCGCCGTGCCGCCCCGCGTGAGGACCGCCGCCCCGACGTCGGCGGCACGCTCGACGCCGCCGGCGCGCGCCGCGCGCTCGCCGGGCGGATCCTCGCCCGCGCCTCCGTGGACGACGATCGTCGGCATCGACGCAGCATACCGCCGGCCGATGAAGTGAGATAGGACCGACGCAGCGAAAGGAGGATCCCATGGTGTTCCACGGCGTCGACGTCGGGCGGCAGTTCAAGCGCATGCGCGAGCTCGCCCCCGAGGTGTACCGGTCCTGGCTCGATTTCGACCGCAAGGCGTTCGAAGCCGGCGCGCTCGACGTGAAGACGAAGGAGCTGATCGCGCTCGGCATCGCGCACATCACGCAGTGCCCCTGGTGCATCGACGCGCACGTGAAGAAGTCCGAGAAGGCGGGCGCGTCGGAGAAGGAGCTCGCGGAGGTCATCTTCGTCGCGATGGCGATGGCGTCGGGCGCGGCCTGGAGCCACGGCGGGCTGATGCTCCAGTGCCAGGACGAGGCGCACAAGCCGGCCGCCGGCTGAAGACTGGCGGCGACCGGCGCCGCAGGCTATCACCGGCCGGCCGTGAGACGACTCTCCTCCTATCTGGCGCCGACGCTCCGCGAGGATCCAGCCGATGCGGAGGTCGTGAGCCACAAGCTCCTCGTGCGTGCCGGCATGATCCGCCAGGTCGCACGCGGCATCTACGACCTGCTGCCGCTCGGCGTGCGCGCCGTACATCGCGTCGAGCGGATCGTCCGCGAGGAGATGGATCGGGCGGGCGCGCAGGAGATCCTGATGCCGACCGTCATCCCGGCCGAGCTCTGGCAGGAAAGCGGGCGCTGGGACAAGTACGGGCGCGAGCTCCTGCGCCTGAAGGATCGCTACGATCGCGACTTCTGCTTCGGGCCGACGCACGAGGAGGTGGTGACCGACCTCGTCCGGCGCGAGATCCGCTCCTACCGCGATCTGCCGAAGAACCTCTACCAGATCCAGGTGAAGTTCCGCGACGAGGTGCGCCCGCGCTTCGGCCTGATGCGCGGGCGCGAGTTCCTCATGAAGGACGCGTACTCTTTCCACGTCGACCGGGCCGACGCCGAACGCGAGTATCGCGTGATGTACGACACGTACACGCGCATCTTCGAGCGCTGCGGGCTCACGTTCCGCGCCGTCGAGGCGGACACCGGTGCGATCGGCGGCGACATGTCGCATGAGTTCCAGGTGCTCGCGGCCTCGGGCGAGGACGCGATCGTCGCCTGCGACGCCTGCGGCTACGCGGCGAACGTCGAGAAGGCCGAGGTGCGCGCGGTGCCGCCACCCACCGCGAGCGGCGGCGCCCTCGAGCGCGTGGCGACGCCGGGCAAGCGGACCGTCGAAGAGGTGAGCGCGTTCCTCGGCGTGCCGGCCGAGCGCTTCATCAAGACGCTCGTCTACCAGACGGCCGCGGGGGACGTCGTCGTCGTGCTCGTGCGCGGCGATCACCAGGCGTCGGAGACCAAGGTGAAGGCCGCGCTCGGCGGCCAGGCGGTGACACTCGCAGACGAGGCAACCGTCACGCGCACCACCGGCGCGCCGGTCGGGTTCGCGGGGCCGGTCGGGCTCTCGGCGCGCATCGTCGCCGACGCCTCGCTGCGCGGCGCGCGCGGCATGGTGAGCGGCGCGAACCAGGCCGACCATCACACGACCGGCATCGACCAGGAGCGCGATCTCTCCGGCGTCACCTTCGCCGATCTGCGGCAGGCCGTCGCCGGCGACATCTGCCCGCGCTGCGGGCGCGGGACGTTCGGCGCCCACCGCGGCATCGAGGTCGGCCAGGTGTTCTACAACGGCACCGTCTACACCGAGCCGATGAAGGCGATGTACCTCGGCGCGGACGGCGTCGAGCGGCCGATCGTGACGGGCTGCTACGGCATCGGGATCACGCGCACCGTCGCCGCGGCGATCGAGCAGCACCACGACGACGCGGGCATCGTCTGGCCCGCGCCGCTGGCCCCGTTCGGCGCGCACGTGATCCCGGTGAACGTCGCCGACGCCACGCTGCGCGAGACCGCCGAGCGCATCGCGACCGAGCTCGAGGCCGCGGGCGTCGACACGCTGCTCGACGACCGCGAGGAGCGGCCGGGTCCCAAGTTCAAGGACGCCGACTTGATTGGGATTCCCGCACGCGTCACGATCGGGCCGCGTGCGCTGCAGAAGGGATGTGTGGAGCTGAAGCCTCGCGCGGCGAAGGAGGCGCAGGAGGTGCCGGTTGGCGAGATCGCCAAGCGGGTCGTGGAGCTCGTCGGCGCCCGCTGACGCGCGCCTCCGCGACCGCCTGATCGTCGGTCTCGACGTCGATTCGACCCGTGCGGCCGCACGGCTGATTCGCCGCTTGGGTGAGGTGGTCCGCTACTACAAGGTCGGCAAGCAGCTCTTCGTCCACGGCGGTCCGGACGTCGTGCGCATGGTGCAGGCGGCGGGCGCGGACGTCTTCCTGGACCTCAAGTTCCACGACATCCCGAACACCGTCGCGGCCGCCGGCGTGGAAGCGGCCCGGCTCGGCGTCCGCCTGTTCAACGTGCACGCGAGCGGCGGCCTCGCGATGATGGAAGCGACCGCGGCCGCGGTGGCGCGCGTGTGTCGCGCCGAAGGGCTGCCGCGACCGCAGATCATCGCCGTCACGGTGCTGACGAGCCTCGCCGACCGCGACCTCCGCCAGGTCGGGATCGCGAGCCGGGTCGAGGCGCAGGTCGTGCGCCTGGCGCGGCTCGCGCAGCGCGCGGGCCTCGACGGCGTGGTCGCGTCACCGCGCGAGATCGCCGCGGTCCGTCGCGCGTGCGGGCCGAAATTCCTGATCGTCACGCCGGGCGTCCGCCCGGCAGGTGCGGACGTCAACGATCAGAAGCGGGTGATGACGCCGGGCGACGCGATCGCCGCCGGCGCGGACCACATCGTCGTGTCGCGGCCGGTGCTGGAGGCGTCCGATCCGGCGCAGGCGGCGAACGACATCGTCACGGACATGGCGGGCGGCGCGATCCGGCGCCGCCGCCGGACGTGATCCAGAAGAAAGGGGGACGACCATGTACCTGGCAGCGGTGTGTGCGGGAATACTGGGTCTGCTCGTGTTCGGTCTCGGGATCGCCGTATCGATGACGCGCGGCGCGACCAACACCGTGATCGGGTTCAATCCCGATCCGGCGGATCGCCTCTACAAGATGATCCGCGCGCACGGGAACGCGACCGAGTTCAATCCGATGCTCGCGATCCTGATCCTCTTCGTGGGCTCGCGGCAGCCTGCCGCGTGGCTCGGATGGGTCTTCGTCATCGCGGCCCTCTCACGGGTGCTGCACGCGGCGGGCATGATCATGTCGCCTACCCTCGCCAAGCCGCAGCCCCTGCGGGCGACGGGCGCGGTCGGCACCTACGTCTGCGGACTCATCCTGGCCGTCGAGACGATCCTCCTCGCAAGCTAGGCCGGCGGGAGCCGGCGGTGCGCGAGCGCCGGGAGCTCCTGCCGCACGCGCGCCAGGTGGGCCCCGTCGAGCTCCGCGGTGGCGATGCCCTCGCCGTCGTCGGCGCGGGCGACGACGGTACCCCAGGGGTCGACGATCATCGAGTTGCCGTGGTCGTCGTGCCCGTGGGGGCTCCGACCCGTCTGGTTCGCCGCCAGCAGGTAGCACTGGTTCTCGATCGCGCGCGCCCTGCAGAGCACGTCCCAGTGCGCCGCGCCGGTCGGCCTGGTGAACGCCGACGGGACCAGCAGGACCTCGGCGCCGTCCCTCGCAAGCCGGCGATACAGCTCTGGAAAACGCAAGTCGTAGCAGATCGAGCAGCCGAGGGTCGCGAGCGCCGTGGGCACCACGACGGGCGCGTCGCCCGCAAGACGCGTTGCCGACTCGCGCACCGCCACGCGCCCCGGCAGCTCGACGTCGAAGAGGTGCATCTTACGGTAGGTCGCGACGAGCGCGCCCGAGGGATCGGCGACGCAGCTCGTGTTGTAGCGGCGCGCTTGGCCCGTGACCGCTTCGAGGATCGAGCCCATGCAGAGGAAGATTCCGAGGTCCCGCGCGAGCGCCGACATCGTCGCGGTGGTGGGTCCGGGCACCGTCTCGGCCGCGCTCGGGTCGTTCACGTCCGTCCCGCGCCAGGCGAACACCTCGGGAAGAACGACGAGACGTGCACCGCGCTCCGCGGCGGCTCGGACGAGCGCGCCGGCGCGCCGAACGTTCGCCGCGCGGTCGCCGCCCGACGACATCTGCACGACGGCGGCGACGAAACGCTCCATGCGTCGCCGGCGCATAGCGCCACCCGACCGGCCGGTCAATGTTACCGGTATTGATCGGCAGGGCCGACCAATGGTAGCTGCACTCACATGCCACGTCTCGTGAAGCGGTACAGCAACCGCAAGCTGTACGACACGAGCGAGAGCCGTTACGTCACTCTCGACGAGATCTCCCGCTGGGTGAAGGCTGGCGAGGAGGTGAAGATCGTCGAGAACGAGTCCGGCGAGGATCTGACGGCGGTCACGTTCGCGCAGATCATCCTCGAAGAGGAGCGCAAGAAGAACGGCTTCCTGTCGTTGCCGCTCCTGCGCAACCTGATCCAGCACGGCGAGGCGGCGCTCCAGGGGATCGCCGCGACCGTCGACCGCGGCATGGAGGCCATCCGCACGGCGCCCGAGCGCGCCCGCTCGCGCGTGCAGGAGCTGACGAACGTCTCGGACCGTCTGGGTGAGCTGCAGCACCGCGTCGACGACGTGGTGCGCCGCTCGGTGGAAGCGGTCACCTCGCATCCGACGTTCCGGCAGGAGATGCGCCGCATAGAGCGCACGATCCAGGCGCTCGAGGCGCGTGTCGGACGCCTTCGCAGCAACGGCAGCGTGCCACCGTCGGACGACGCGGTGCCTCCGCCGCCTCCCGACGCCGGCGACCACGCCCGCTGAGCGCTAGCGCGTGAGGAAGACCGGGGCCGGGCTGTTGCGCAGCACGTACTCGGTCGTGCTGCCGAGGACCATCTCGATGATGCGCGAGTGCCCGTAGGCGCCGATGAAGAGGAGGTCGTAGCCGCCGTCGCGCAGCACGTCGACGATGCGCTGGTGCGGCGGTCCGGAGAGGGCCTTGTAGGTGACCTGCAGATCGTACGCTGCGAGATAGCGCCGCGCCTCGTCGAGGACCTTGTCGTCGTCGCCGCCGTCGCGCCCGACGTGGATCACCGTGAGCGGGAGCGCGAGCGCGCTCACCACCTCGGCGGCGGTGTGCATGGCGGCGGCCGCGCGTTGCGAGCCGTCGTAGGCGAGCAGGGGGCGCGTCACCTGCTGGAAGGCGGCTGGGCACACGAGCACCGGCTTCGGCGCCTTGCGCGCGACCGACTCGGTCGTACCGCCGAGCAACCCGGTCGAGAACTGCTCGTTCACGCCGCGGTGTCCGACCACCACCAGGTCGGCCGTGCGCGCCTGATCGCAGATCTCGTTCGCGACCACGCCGAGCGGCAGGACGGTGTCGCAGGGGATGCCGCGCTCGGTGCAGCGGGCGCGAAACACGTCGAGCAGCGCACGCCCGCGCTCGTGCAGCGCGTCGCGCATCTTCGACGAGAAGTCGAGGTAGGGCTCGAAGCCGAGCGAGCCCGACACGTCGTGCAGGAACGAGCCCTCGATCGAGACGATGTCGACGACGTGGAGACCAATGAGACGGGCCTGCAGCCGGCCGGCGAGCCAGAGCGCGTACTCGAGCGCGCCGTCGGCGTGCTGCGAGCCGTCCAGCGCAACCAGGATGTTGCGGATCATCGCGGCGCGTCCTGTGCCGGCCTCTAGCCCGCGTCGCGTGCGGTTGGCAAGCGCATGGCCCGGCGCTCGTCGCCTCGGCTTGCGGGGGACACCGGCGCGTGTCATTTCGTCCCGAGCATCGATTGGTGCGTGATGCCCGCTGTCGGGTCACTGGCGCTCGGGACGGACCGGCCTGGGGTCGGAAGCAGGGGGGGATGGGGATGGCCCTCGTAGCGATCGTCGCCTTCGCGGCACTCGTGGTCGCGGTCCGAGCGCTGAAGCGTCTCGAGAAGCTGCAGGAGGAGGACGAGCGGAAGACGAGGGCCCTGCACGATCTCGCGCTCCGCGTCGTCATGCTCGAGAAGGGCGGGGCGCAGGCGAAGGCCGGTGCGCCCGCGGAGCCGGAGCCGAAGGCCGAGCCGGCACCGGCTCGTCCCGCGCCGCAGGTGGTGCCACCCGCCGCGCCGTCGATGCCGCCGCCACCGCGCATGCCCGCGGCGCCGCCGGTCCCACCGGCGCCGGCAGTCGGCGCGCCGCCCTTCCCGTCGCCGAGAGCGGAGCGACCGGCCCCGCCACC
The Candidatus Eisenbacteria bacterium genome window above contains:
- a CDS encoding universal stress protein, translating into MIRNILVALDGSQHADGALEYALWLAGRLQARLIGLHVVDIVSIEGSFLHDVSGSLGFEPYLDFSSKMRDALHERGRALLDVFRARCTERGIPCDTVLPLGVVANEICDQARTADLVVVGHRGVNEQFSTGLLGGTTESVARKAPKPVLVCPAAFQQVTRPLLAYDGSQRAAAAMHTAAEVVSALALPLTVIHVGRDGGDDDKVLDEARRYLAAYDLQVTYKALSGPPHQRIVDVLRDGGYDLLFIGAYGHSRIIEMVLGSTTEYVLRNSPAPVFLTR